The following are encoded together in the Oceanobacillus zhaokaii genome:
- the gpr gene encoding GPR endopeptidase: MEDKNKSYQVRTDLAVEARDMYVETEKKQKSHIKGVTFKERAEQDVSISYVEIDAEGAKLLGKKAGTYITIYADGVKKQDTARQEAAARILAKELEQLIAKNNISENSTGLIVGLGNWNVTPDALGPMTVEKVLVTSHLFKLNYETVSEGYRPVAAVTPGVMGVTGIETGDIIHGIVENFKPDFVIAIDALASRSIERVNETIQLSDSGIHPGSGVGNKRKEISFETLGIPVIAIGVPTVVDAVTITSDTIDFILKHFGREWKEKDRPSKSLAPAGLSFGGKKFTEEDLPDEEKRQTFLGIVGTLPEEEKRKLIEEVLTPIGHNLMVTPKEVDGFMIDMSNVIANGVNAALHQNVDVDNFASYSR; this comes from the coding sequence ATGGAAGATAAAAACAAATCATATCAAGTAAGAACAGATTTAGCGGTGGAAGCAAGGGATATGTACGTAGAGACAGAAAAGAAACAGAAAAGTCATATTAAGGGTGTGACATTTAAAGAAAGGGCAGAGCAGGATGTAAGTATTTCTTATGTTGAGATTGATGCAGAAGGTGCAAAATTATTAGGAAAAAAAGCAGGTACATACATTACGATTTATGCAGATGGTGTAAAAAAACAGGATACTGCAAGACAAGAGGCGGCAGCTAGAATACTTGCAAAAGAACTGGAACAATTAATAGCAAAAAATAATATCTCAGAGAATAGCACTGGATTAATTGTTGGTCTTGGCAATTGGAATGTGACGCCAGATGCACTTGGTCCAATGACGGTAGAAAAAGTACTTGTCACAAGTCATTTATTTAAACTAAATTATGAAACGGTAAGTGAGGGTTATCGACCAGTTGCTGCAGTTACACCTGGCGTAATGGGGGTAACTGGAATTGAAACTGGAGATATTATTCATGGTATCGTAGAGAACTTCAAGCCAGATTTTGTAATCGCAATAGATGCCCTTGCATCAAGGTCGATTGAACGGGTTAACGAAACCATTCAGCTTTCCGATTCTGGTATTCACCCTGGATCTGGTGTGGGGAATAAACGAAAAGAGATTAGCTTCGAAACACTAGGTATTCCAGTAATTGCAATAGGAGTGCCAACAGTCGTTGACGCTGTTACGATTACTAGTGATACGATAGATTTTATCCTAAAGCATTTTGGCAGGGAGTGGAAAGAAAAAGATAGACCATCTAAATCGCTCGCACCAGCTGGGTTATCTTTTGGTGGGAAAAAATTTACGGAAGAGGACCTGCCTGACGAAGAGAAGCGACAAACGTTTTTAGGAATTGTTGGGACTCTACCAGAAGAAGAAAAAAGAAAGTTAATAGAGGAAGTGCTAACACCAATTGGGCATAATTTAATGGTTACGCCGAAAGAGGTAGATGGCTTCATGATAGATATGT